The Fusobacterium varium genome has a window encoding:
- a CDS encoding DUF234 domain-containing protein produces the protein MKGLYKIKDNYLRFWFNYVYPYQSYLEIGNINYPLEKIKNEFDLWVSKTYEELARESLLNTNIIPFPIKKLGRWWDKNDEIDIVGIGENEIIFGECKWSVKKVGLSVLYDLKEKSKKVQWKNTSRKEYFILFSKEGFSDELIKLAKENDNIILSDF, from the coding sequence ATAAAAGGGTTGTATAAAATAAAAGATAATTATCTTAGATTTTGGTTTAATTATGTTTACCCTTATCAAAGCTATTTAGAAATAGGAAATATTAACTACCCTTTAGAAAAAATAAAAAATGAGTTTGATCTTTGGGTGTCAAAAACATATGAAGAATTAGCTAGAGAAAGTTTACTAAATACTAATATTATCCCTTTTCCTATAAAAAAATTGGGAAGATGGTGGGATAAAAATGATGAGATTGATATTGTTGGAATAGGAGAAAATGAGATTATTTTTGGTGAGTGTAAATGGTCAGTAAAAAAAGTTGGACTAAGTGTTTTATATGATTTAAAAGAGAAAAGTAAAAAAGTTCAATGGAAAAATACAAGTAGAAAAGAGTATTTTATACTGTTTTCTAAAGAGGGATTTTCTGATGAGCTAATAAAGTTGGCTAAAGAAAATGATAATATTATATTAAGCGATTTCTAA
- the pepD gene encoding beta-Ala-His dipeptidase, producing the protein MRKLVGIKPERVFYHFEEISKIPRESYNEKAISDYLVEFGKKLNLETYQDKYYNVILRRKASQGYEDAPGIIIQGHMDMVCEKENDSNHDFKKDPIDLVVDGNRLKANKTTLGGDNGIAIAMGMAILEDESIKCGTIELLATTSEEIDLNGALSLEPNILKGKMLINIDSEDEGVITVGSAGGVEIDILLPIERETLSDVNLYTLSLEKLQGGHSGVEINQKRGNSNKILVEVLHNLKALTDYSLVEVFGGSKDNAIPRSGKVVLASSKDIKDIMSKVADEVKAKYISFEPEIVFALETTTTKEVSVLSSKSLDSYIKTIEELPTGVNTWMKEYPEIVESSDNLAIVKTLDENINIIISLRSSDPEVLRV; encoded by the coding sequence ATGAGAAAATTAGTTGGTATCAAACCAGAAAGAGTTTTTTATCATTTTGAAGAGATTTCTAAAATTCCTAGAGAATCATATAATGAAAAAGCTATTAGTGATTATTTAGTTGAATTTGGTAAAAAACTTAATTTAGAAACTTATCAAGATAAATATTACAATGTTATTCTTAGAAGAAAAGCTTCTCAAGGATATGAAGATGCTCCTGGAATAATTATCCAAGGACATATGGACATGGTATGTGAAAAAGAAAATGATAGCAACCATGACTTTAAAAAAGATCCTATTGATTTAGTAGTAGATGGAAACAGATTAAAGGCTAATAAAACTACTCTTGGTGGAGATAATGGAATTGCTATTGCTATGGGAATGGCTATTTTAGAAGATGAATCTATCAAATGTGGAACTATTGAGCTTCTTGCTACTACTTCTGAAGAAATAGACTTAAATGGTGCTCTATCTCTTGAGCCAAATATTTTAAAAGGAAAGATGTTAATTAATATTGACTCTGAAGATGAGGGAGTAATTACTGTTGGTTCCGCTGGTGGGGTTGAAATTGATATTCTACTTCCAATAGAAAGAGAAACTTTATCTGATGTTAATCTATATACTCTTTCTCTTGAAAAATTACAAGGTGGACACTCTGGAGTTGAAATTAATCAAAAAAGAGGAAATTCAAATAAGATTTTAGTAGAAGTACTTCACAATTTAAAAGCTTTAACTGATTATAGTCTTGTAGAAGTTTTTGGTGGAAGTAAAGATAATGCTATTCCTAGATCTGGAAAAGTTGTTTTAGCTTCTTCAAAAGATATTAAAGATATAATGTCTAAAGTTGCTGATGAAGTAAAAGCAAAATATATTTCTTTTGAACCTGAAATAGTTTTTGCTTTAGAAACTACAACTACTAAAGAAGTTTCTGTTCTTTCAAGCAAATCTCTTGATAGTTATATAAAAACTATTGAAGAACTTCCTACTGGAGTTAATACTTGGATGAAAGAGTATCCTGAGATTGTTGAATCTTCAGATAATTTAGCAATAGTTAAAACATTAGATGAAAATATCAATATTATCATATCTTTAAGAAGTTCTGATCCTGAAGTTCTGAGGGTGTGA
- a CDS encoding YfcC family protein yields MILSQKKKREFPTAFTVLFIILILAAILTYIVPSGKFSRLTYDESTRDFIITDHNDETKAIPATQEVLNDLHIQLDLSKFEDGTIKKPIAIPGTYVQIEQQPQGIVDVIKSPVIGVMDSVDIMIFVLILGGIIGLVNKVGAFDAGIGALSKKTKGKEFILVVLVFALTTLGGTTFGLAEETIAFYPILMPIFLISGFDAITCIAAIYMGSSIGTMFSTVNPFSVVIASNAAGISFTTGLKFRIIVLVIGSIITLAYMYWYAKKVNQDPKNSLVYEENEKIRDRFLKDYDPDKVIEFTLRRKLIFLVFTVAFLILVWGVAVGGWWFEEMSALFLGVAIIIMILSGLSEKDAVNTFVDGAAELIGVVLTIGLARAINIVMDNGMISDTLLNYSINMITGMSGSLFAIAQLAVFSFLGFFIPSSSGLAVLTMPIMAPLADSVGLSREVVINAYNWGQGLMSFITPTGLILVTLEMAETTFNKWLKYIMPLMIIMGIYSIVALVIGTMI; encoded by the coding sequence ATTATTTTGAGTCAAAAGAAAAAACGTGAATTCCCTACGGCATTTACAGTACTTTTTATCATCTTGATCTTAGCTGCAATTCTTACTTACATTGTTCCATCTGGAAAATTTTCTAGATTAACTTATGATGAATCAACTAGAGATTTCATTATAACTGATCATAATGATGAAACAAAAGCTATTCCAGCTACTCAAGAAGTTCTTAATGATCTTCATATTCAATTAGATCTTTCTAAATTTGAAGATGGAACTATTAAAAAACCTATTGCTATCCCTGGAACATATGTTCAAATTGAACAACAACCACAAGGTATTGTAGATGTTATCAAATCTCCAGTAATTGGGGTTATGGATTCAGTTGACATTATGATTTTCGTTTTAATTCTTGGTGGTATCATTGGTCTTGTTAATAAAGTAGGAGCATTTGATGCAGGTATAGGTGCTCTATCTAAGAAAACTAAAGGTAAAGAGTTTATTTTAGTTGTTCTTGTTTTTGCTCTTACTACACTTGGTGGAACTACATTTGGACTAGCAGAAGAAACTATTGCTTTCTATCCTATATTGATGCCTATCTTCCTTATAAGTGGTTTTGATGCAATAACTTGTATTGCTGCTATCTATATGGGATCATCAATAGGAACTATGTTCTCTACAGTAAACCCATTCTCAGTTGTTATAGCTTCAAATGCTGCTGGAATTAGCTTTACTACTGGTTTAAAATTTAGAATAATAGTTTTAGTTATTGGTTCTATAATTACTTTAGCTTATATGTATTGGTATGCTAAAAAAGTAAATCAAGATCCTAAAAATTCTCTTGTTTATGAAGAAAATGAAAAGATTAGAGATCGTTTCTTAAAAGATTATGATCCTGATAAAGTTATAGAGTTTACTTTAAGAAGAAAACTAATATTCTTAGTGTTTACAGTTGCTTTCTTAATCTTAGTTTGGGGAGTTGCTGTTGGTGGTTGGTGGTTCGAAGAGATGTCTGCACTATTCCTTGGAGTTGCTATTATTATAATGATACTTTCTGGGCTATCTGAAAAAGATGCAGTTAATACATTTGTTGATGGAGCAGCTGAACTTATAGGGGTAGTTCTTACTATTGGACTTGCTAGAGCTATCAATATAGTTATGGATAATGGTATGATCTCTGATACACTATTAAACTACTCTATCAATATGATCACAGGAATGAGTGGAAGTTTATTTGCTATTGCTCAACTTGCAGTATTCTCATTCTTAGGATTCTTTATTCCATCATCTTCAGGACTTGCAGTTCTTACAATGCCTATTATGGCTCCTCTTGCTGACAGTGTTGGTCTATCAAGAGAGGTTGTTATCAACGCATATAACTGGGGACAAGGATTAATGTCATTTATTACTCCAACAGGACTTATTCTTGTTACACTTGAAATGGCTGAAACTACATTTAATAAATGGTTAAAATATATTATGCCTCTTATGATAATCATGGGAATTTACTCTATTGTTGCTCTTGTTATTGGAACTATGATATAA